In Zea mays cultivar B73 chromosome 7, Zm-B73-REFERENCE-NAM-5.0, whole genome shotgun sequence, the following proteins share a genomic window:
- the LOC118472959 gene encoding uncharacterized protein, producing the protein MARSPFVPMDQGKEQGAGRGAAGNNKERQEEEVLLVHSQVRRIKKEDEEAFRERLLKLRLLETRPNTGAGGVAWRAPRSLSPLRRAGSAIIPVPVSE; encoded by the coding sequence ATGGCGAGATCGCCGTTTGTTCCGATGGATCAGGGGAAAGAGCAAGGCGCCGGACGAGGAGCGGCCGGCAATAATAAGGAGCGGCAGGAggaggaggtgctgctggtgcacAGCCAGGTGCGGCGGATCAAGAAGGAGGACGAGGAGGCCTTCAGGGAGCGCCTCCTGAAGCTGCGCCTGCTGGAGACCCGGCCCAACACCGGCGCCGGCGGCGTGGCCTGGCGAGCCCCGCGCTCCCTGTCGCCGCTCCGCCGTGCCGGCAGCGCCATCATCCCGGTCCCGGTGAGCGAGTGA